From Spirochaetota bacterium:
ATTGGGGATCATAAGCACAAGCGGTATAGTTGCAGAACTTGGTGAAGAATTTGGGATCCCCACGACAAAAGACTCAGCTAAATCCAAGGGAAATGTTGACACCCCCTATTCAATGATCAAGCAGATTATTCTTAAAGTCGAAGAGTCAACACGAGAGTCAAAAGGCATCTTCGGCATCAACTGTATGGTATCAGCGGAGATGATCGATGCATCAA
This genomic window contains:
- a CDS encoding nitronate monooxygenase encodes the protein MIRTKLCDLLGIEHPIIQAGMGPWKTEKLAIAAANSGILGIISTSGIVAELGEEFGIPTTKDSAKSKGNVDTPYSMIKQIILKVEESTRESKGIFGINCMVSAEMIDAS